From one Geoalkalibacter halelectricus genomic stretch:
- the resB gene encoding cytochrome c biogenesis protein ResB, with the protein MNTKKRSFLEALWDFCCSLKLTIITLILLSATSVIGTVIQQNRSPEEYLRVYGETTYRIFETLGFFNMYHSWWFLGLLALFSLNLTACSIKRLPRVWKTVFNPVLVADDDLYRTLSNMEEVVSKQSPDTLKTKIGEFLKANFAPARVTEGEDGKVHFYAEKMAWARFGVYVTHASILIILIGAIIGSVFGFKGYVNIVEGTETNRAWLRGGAQPTPIDLGFTVRVDKFSVDFYEGTRRPKLYESIVTIIDDGVEVKRDRSVIVNDPLTYKGIVFYQSSYGPAGDPSFVLKVTERATGESQTYNLRQGQPARLPGGEPFRVANFSENFQNFGPAARIEIMPQGQQVRAFTVLQAFPQFDAQRGDDYIFSLVDYNQRQYTGFQVAKDPGVWVVWIGCILLMVGSVVAFFLAHRRIWVTLVPLDGGKTGVKFGGASNRNQPGFELAFDEMKKKFKQELGS; encoded by the coding sequence TTGAACACGAAAAAGCGCTCCTTTTTAGAGGCCCTCTGGGACTTCTGCTGTTCGCTCAAGCTGACGATCATCACTTTGATCCTGCTGTCGGCGACCTCGGTCATCGGCACGGTGATCCAGCAGAATCGCTCTCCCGAGGAATATCTGCGGGTCTACGGTGAAACCACCTACCGCATTTTCGAGACCCTCGGGTTTTTCAACATGTATCACTCCTGGTGGTTCCTGGGGCTGCTGGCCCTGTTTTCCCTGAATCTGACCGCCTGCTCCATCAAGCGCCTGCCGCGGGTGTGGAAAACCGTGTTCAACCCGGTGCTGGTCGCCGACGACGATCTTTACCGCACCCTCTCCAACATGGAAGAGGTGGTCAGCAAGCAGAGCCCCGATACCCTCAAGACCAAGATCGGCGAATTTCTCAAGGCCAATTTCGCCCCGGCGCGGGTCACCGAGGGCGAGGACGGCAAGGTGCATTTCTATGCCGAAAAAATGGCCTGGGCGCGGTTCGGGGTCTATGTCACCCACGCCTCGATCCTCATCATCCTGATCGGCGCCATTATCGGCAGTGTGTTCGGCTTCAAGGGCTACGTCAACATCGTTGAGGGGACCGAGACCAACCGCGCGTGGTTGCGCGGCGGCGCCCAGCCTACCCCCATCGATCTGGGCTTTACCGTGCGCGTCGACAAGTTCTCAGTGGATTTCTACGAGGGCACCCGTCGGCCCAAACTCTATGAAAGTATCGTCACCATCATCGACGACGGCGTCGAGGTGAAAAGGGATCGCTCCGTCATCGTCAACGATCCCCTGACCTACAAGGGCATCGTTTTTTATCAGTCGAGCTATGGTCCCGCGGGCGATCCGAGCTTTGTCCTCAAGGTCACCGAGCGTGCCACCGGCGAGAGCCAGACCTATAATCTGCGCCAGGGCCAGCCGGCGCGACTGCCCGGCGGCGAGCCCTTCCGGGTGGCGAATTTTTCCGAGAACTTTCAGAACTTCGGGCCGGCCGCGCGCATCGAGATCATGCCCCAGGGCCAGCAGGTGCGCGCCTTCACCGTGTTGCAGGCGTTTCCGCAGTTCGACGCCCAGCGCGGCGACGACTACATCTTCTCCCTGGTCGATTACAACCAGCGCCAGTATACCGGCTTCCAGGTGGCCAAGGATCCCGGGGTGTGGGTGGTCTGGATCGGCTGCATTCTGCTCATGGTGGGTTCGGTGGTCGCCTTCTTCCTCGCCCATCGCCGCATCTGGGTGACCCTGGTGCCCCTGGACGGCGGCAAGACGGGAGTGAAGTTCGGCGGCGCGAGCAATCGCAACCAGCCGGGCTTTGAGCTCGCCTTCGACGAAATGAAGAAAAAATTCAAGCAAGAACTCGGTTCCTGA
- the ccsB gene encoding c-type cytochrome biogenesis protein CcsB has protein sequence MFSNQLFNYTALAYFVAMILFIAFIPTKNKTVALVATTISWIGWVLNTLAIGWRWRESALAGMGHAPMTNLYESFVFFAWSILIIYLLMDIKYKARAVGAFVLPVAVFFMAWGQMMPDHSRAIQPLVPALQSNWLTYHVITCFIGYAGFAVAAGASIMYLIKIGREEKSGATNTPAGGMLAMFPSTKVLDDINYKAIMIGWPMLTLGIVTGAAWANYAWGTYWSWDPKETWSLIIWFIYAAFLHARFTRGWVGRKAAWLSIIGFAATLFCYLGVNLVLSGLHSYGGA, from the coding sequence CTGTTCAGCAATCAGCTATTCAACTATACGGCACTCGCCTATTTCGTGGCGATGATTCTGTTCATCGCCTTTATCCCGACGAAAAACAAGACCGTGGCCCTCGTCGCCACGACCATCTCATGGATCGGTTGGGTACTCAACACCCTGGCCATCGGCTGGCGGTGGCGCGAATCCGCCCTGGCGGGCATGGGCCATGCGCCCATGACCAATCTCTATGAGTCCTTTGTGTTTTTCGCCTGGTCGATTCTCATCATTTATCTGCTCATGGACATCAAGTACAAGGCCCGCGCCGTGGGCGCCTTCGTCCTGCCGGTGGCGGTGTTCTTCATGGCCTGGGGCCAGATGATGCCCGACCACAGCCGGGCCATTCAGCCCCTGGTGCCGGCCCTGCAGAGCAACTGGCTGACCTATCACGTCATTACCTGTTTCATCGGCTACGCCGGTTTCGCCGTGGCCGCCGGCGCCTCCATCATGTACCTGATCAAAATCGGGCGCGAGGAAAAGAGCGGGGCGACCAATACCCCGGCCGGCGGCATGCTGGCCATGTTTCCCAGCACCAAGGTACTCGACGACATCAACTACAAGGCCATTATGATCGGCTGGCCCATGCTCACCCTGGGCATCGTCACCGGCGCCGCCTGGGCCAACTATGCCTGGGGTACCTACTGGAGCTGGGATCCCAAGGAAACCTGGAGCCTGATCATATGGTTCATCTACGCGGCCTTCCTCCATGCGCGCTTCACCCGCGGCTGGGTGGGACGCAAGGCGGCCTGGTTGTCCATCATCGGTTTCGCCGCCACCCTGTTCTGCTACCTGGGCGTCAATCTGGTGCTCTCGGGTCTGCACTCCTACGGGGGGGCGTAA
- a CDS encoding aldehyde dehydrogenase family protein produces MVDIFPEEARIPGFCRPPAAEDQREFLVGGLFRIWDGPLQDIYSPLPIRQGAQLRPRLLGRVPRLDQKTALGALDAACAAFDQGHGPWPTLGPARRMQALRDLRAGLSAHRQSLVSLLMWEVGKSLAEAEAEFDRTLSYFDETFADLHRRARDSARVEAREGIAARLGRAPLGVTLCLGPFNYPLNETFATLLPALAMGNTVVLKPPKIGVLVFRPLLGLFREIFPPGVVNVIYGEGDEILAPLMATGKIDVLAFIGSDKTAERLLRAHPRPLRLTPVLGMGAKNAAVILPGADLSRAVRECLLGSLAFNGQRCTALKILFVHQSRVEEFLKHFGAALARIRQGMPWEKGVWITPLAEPERPAYLHELLTDATARGARVLNPEGGLTTAGFFAPALLYPVTPAMRLFHEEQFGPLVPVAPFTDLAQVEDFLRNSDYAQQISLFSSDPAELAPLIDALTNRVARVNLNCKCQRGPDSFPFTGRKDSAVGTLAVSEALDAFSHPTLVAQRDGRDDRHLLDALSNDGRSRFLSDT; encoded by the coding sequence ATGGTTGATATCTTTCCCGAAGAGGCGCGGATTCCGGGTTTTTGCCGCCCCCCTGCGGCCGAGGACCAGCGCGAATTTCTCGTCGGCGGGCTGTTCCGCATCTGGGATGGCCCCCTGCAGGACATCTATTCGCCCCTGCCGATACGCCAGGGCGCGCAGTTGCGGCCACGCTTGCTCGGGCGGGTGCCGCGCCTGGACCAAAAAACCGCCCTGGGCGCCCTGGACGCCGCCTGCGCGGCCTTCGACCAGGGGCATGGTCCCTGGCCGACCCTGGGCCCGGCCCGGCGCATGCAAGCCCTGCGGGATCTGCGCGCCGGGCTGAGCGCGCACCGCCAAAGCCTTGTGTCCCTGCTCATGTGGGAGGTCGGCAAGAGCCTGGCCGAGGCCGAGGCGGAATTCGACCGCACCCTGAGCTATTTCGACGAAACCTTCGCCGATCTGCACCGGCGCGCCCGCGACAGCGCCCGGGTCGAGGCCCGCGAGGGCATCGCCGCGCGCCTCGGCCGTGCACCCCTGGGTGTGACCCTGTGCCTGGGGCCGTTCAACTACCCCCTCAACGAAACCTTCGCCACCCTGCTGCCGGCCCTGGCCATGGGCAACACGGTGGTGCTCAAGCCGCCGAAAATCGGCGTGCTGGTGTTTCGGCCCCTGCTCGGGCTGTTTCGCGAGATTTTCCCGCCCGGGGTGGTCAATGTCATCTACGGCGAGGGCGACGAGATCCTTGCACCCCTCATGGCCACGGGCAAAATCGACGTGCTTGCTTTCATCGGCTCGGACAAAACCGCCGAGCGGCTGCTGCGCGCCCACCCTCGGCCGCTACGCCTCACCCCGGTCCTCGGCATGGGTGCCAAGAACGCGGCCGTGATCCTGCCGGGCGCCGACCTGAGCCGCGCGGTGCGCGAATGTCTTCTCGGCAGCTTGGCCTTCAACGGCCAGCGCTGCACGGCGCTCAAGATCCTTTTTGTCCATCAAAGCCGCGTCGAAGAGTTCCTGAAGCACTTCGGCGCGGCCCTGGCGCGCATCCGCCAGGGCATGCCCTGGGAGAAAGGCGTGTGGATCACCCCCCTGGCCGAGCCCGAGCGCCCCGCCTACCTGCACGAGCTGCTCACCGACGCCACCGCCCGGGGCGCGCGCGTTCTCAACCCCGAGGGCGGCCTCACCACCGCCGGGTTCTTCGCCCCGGCGCTGCTCTATCCCGTGACGCCCGCCATGCGCCTGTTCCACGAGGAGCAGTTCGGCCCCCTGGTGCCGGTGGCGCCGTTCACGGACCTCGCCCAGGTCGAGGATTTCCTGCGGAATTCGGACTACGCGCAACAGATCAGCCTGTTCAGCAGCGACCCGGCGGAACTCGCTCCCCTGATCGACGCCCTGACCAACCGCGTGGCACGCGTCAATCTCAACTGCAAGTGCCAGCGCGGCCCCGACAGCTTCCCCTTCACCGGACGCAAGGATTCCGCCGTCGGCACCCTCGCCGTCAGCGAAGCCCTCGACGCCTTCTCCCACCCCACCCTGGTCGCCCAGCGCGACGGCCGCGACGACCGACACCTCCTCGACGCCCTGAGCAACGACGGCCGCTCGCGGTTCTTGAGTGACACCTGA
- a CDS encoding glycosyltransferase family protein gives MLNFLVMPKIRYYISGHGLGHASRSCQIINTLRHRHPDVAVEVVSAAHEWFFRGFLDPSVPLRRAQLDIGVLQRDSLRMEEARTLGAYRTFLPERALLVAAESASLRASGVTLVACDIPPLALAAARAAGIPGVGIANFTWEWIYEDLAARHGDFDDVLSSVREDYRSASAYLRLPFHGPFPAGISCENLPLVARRAQLSRAAVRKRLGLVDGRRLALISFGGFGLQDCDFSALASLRDWVFVSEARPGAPAANFIVPPPQGLAYPDLVAAADVVVTKPGYGIVSEAIANGTAVLYTSRGEFREQDLLVAGLRRYARARFISNEQLLRGDWGADLDALLQQPLPDATPACDGDRVAADRLAALARDPGYLGGPPASRSLDRHSHG, from the coding sequence ATGCTAAATTTTCTGGTCATGCCAAAAATACGCTACTACATCAGCGGGCACGGCCTGGGTCATGCCAGCCGCTCCTGCCAGATCATCAACACCCTGCGCCACCGCCACCCCGATGTGGCGGTGGAAGTGGTCTCCGCGGCCCACGAGTGGTTTTTTCGTGGTTTTCTCGACCCGTCGGTGCCGCTGCGCCGTGCGCAGCTCGACATTGGAGTGTTGCAGCGCGACAGCCTGCGCATGGAAGAAGCGCGAACCCTGGGCGCTTATCGTACCTTTTTGCCAGAACGCGCGTTGTTGGTGGCCGCCGAAAGCGCCTCTCTGCGCGCCTCGGGCGTAACCCTGGTCGCCTGCGACATTCCTCCCCTAGCCCTGGCTGCCGCGCGCGCCGCCGGCATCCCCGGGGTGGGCATCGCCAATTTCACCTGGGAATGGATCTATGAGGACCTCGCCGCGCGCCATGGAGACTTCGATGACGTGCTGAGTTCGGTACGCGAGGATTATCGAAGCGCCTCGGCCTATCTGCGCCTGCCCTTTCACGGTCCCTTCCCCGCCGGGATTTCCTGCGAGAACCTGCCCCTGGTGGCCCGCCGCGCACAGCTGTCGCGCGCCGCGGTGCGCAAGCGTCTCGGCCTTGTCGACGGGCGGCGCCTGGCTCTGATCTCCTTCGGCGGCTTCGGCTTGCAGGATTGTGACTTCTCCGCTCTGGCCTCCCTGCGCGACTGGGTCTTCGTCAGCGAGGCGCGGCCGGGCGCCCCGGCGGCCAATTTCATCGTCCCGCCGCCGCAGGGCCTGGCCTATCCCGACCTGGTTGCGGCCGCCGATGTGGTGGTGACCAAGCCCGGTTACGGTATTGTTTCAGAGGCCATCGCCAACGGCACGGCAGTTCTCTACACCTCGCGCGGCGAATTCCGCGAACAGGACCTGCTCGTCGCCGGGCTGCGGCGCTACGCCCGGGCGCGCTTCATCAGCAACGAGCAACTGCTGCGGGGCGATTGGGGCGCGGACCTCGACGCCCTGCTGCAACAGCCCCTGCCGGACGCCACGCCGGCCTGCGACGGCGATCGGGTCGCCGCCGATCGCCTGGCCGCCCTGGCCCGCGACCCCGGATACCTCGGCGGGCCGCCCGCCTCTCGCTCCCTGGATCGGCATTCCCATGGTTGA
- the dapF gene encoding diaminopimelate epimerase, with product MKFAKMHGAGNDYVYVNGFETQVADPAALAIELSNRNFAIGADGLILILPSDQADVRMRMFNADGSESEMCGNGIRCVAKYAYDHGLVKKTEISAETGAGILTLQLFPNDQGKVSRVRVNMGHPRLKRGEIPMTGPADEEVVGAELKVLDRTFHITCVSMGNPHCVIFVDNVAEFPVAKYGPVIENHPLFPRRTNVEFVEVVSRGEVKQRTWERGSGETLACGTGASAVTVAGVLTGHTERRIVNHLLGGDLEMEWSQDGQVFMTGPAVQVFEGVYDPM from the coding sequence TTGAAATTCGCCAAAATGCATGGCGCCGGCAATGATTATGTTTATGTCAACGGCTTTGAAACCCAGGTGGCCGATCCGGCGGCCCTCGCCATTGAGCTGAGTAATCGCAATTTCGCCATCGGGGCCGATGGCCTGATCCTGATTCTGCCCTCCGATCAGGCCGACGTGCGCATGCGCATGTTCAATGCCGACGGCAGCGAGTCGGAGATGTGCGGCAACGGCATTCGCTGCGTGGCCAAATACGCCTACGACCATGGCCTGGTGAAAAAAACCGAGATCAGTGCCGAGACCGGCGCCGGTATTCTGACCCTGCAGTTGTTTCCCAACGACCAGGGCAAGGTCAGCCGGGTGCGGGTCAACATGGGCCATCCGCGCCTCAAGCGCGGTGAAATTCCCATGACCGGCCCGGCCGACGAGGAGGTGGTGGGTGCCGAGCTCAAGGTGCTTGACCGCACTTTCCACATCACCTGTGTGTCCATGGGCAACCCCCACTGCGTGATTTTTGTCGACAACGTCGCGGAGTTTCCGGTGGCCAAGTACGGCCCCGTGATTGAAAATCATCCCCTGTTTCCGCGCCGCACCAACGTCGAGTTCGTCGAAGTGGTCTCGCGCGGTGAAGTCAAGCAGCGCACCTGGGAGCGCGGCTCGGGCGAAACCCTGGCCTGCGGCACCGGCGCCTCGGCGGTCACCGTGGCCGGCGTACTCACCGGCCATACCGAGCGGCGCATAGTCAATCACTTGCTGGGTGGAGATCTGGAAATGGAATGGAGCCAGGACGGTCAGGTGTTCATGACCGGCCCCGCCGTCCAGGTCTTCGAAGGCGTCTACGACCCCATGTAG
- a CDS encoding pyrimidine 5'-nucleotidase, producing the protein MNVSIFDLDNTLYAPERELFSLIDVRINRYMCEVVGIPAAQVDGLRRDYWQKYGVTLGGLMRHYQVDPEDYLEYVHDVDVQARLCPDPALRAALSALDGLKVVFTNGSRGHAERVLEALGLGDQFSAIFDIRVADYRPKPYADPYHAVLRHLGAQGSQCVMVEDSLPNLKTAKELGMSTVLVGSGEAAPYVDARASCAEQAANWLRSRP; encoded by the coding sequence ATGAACGTCAGCATCTTCGACCTCGACAATACCCTGTACGCACCGGAGCGCGAGCTGTTCTCCCTCATCGACGTGCGCATCAACCGCTACATGTGCGAGGTCGTTGGCATCCCCGCCGCGCAGGTGGACGGCCTGCGGCGCGACTACTGGCAGAAGTACGGAGTGACTCTCGGCGGACTCATGCGCCACTACCAGGTCGATCCCGAGGATTATCTGGAGTATGTGCACGATGTCGATGTCCAGGCCCGGCTGTGTCCCGATCCGGCGCTGCGGGCCGCCCTGAGCGCCCTCGACGGGCTCAAGGTGGTGTTCACCAACGGTTCGCGCGGCCATGCCGAGCGAGTTCTGGAGGCCCTGGGCCTGGGGGATCAGTTCAGCGCCATATTCGACATCCGCGTGGCCGACTATCGGCCCAAGCCCTACGCCGATCCCTACCACGCGGTGTTGCGTCACCTAGGCGCCCAAGGCTCCCAGTGCGTGATGGTCGAGGATTCCCTGCCTAATCTGAAAACCGCCAAGGAACTGGGCATGTCCACGGTGCTGGTCGGCTCCGGAGAGGCCGCGCCCTATGTCGATGCGCGCGCTTCCTGCGCTGAGCAGGCGGCCAACTGGCTGAGGTCGCGGCCATGA
- the dtd gene encoding D-aminoacyl-tRNA deacylase has translation MRAVLQRVSEARVEVAGEVVGAIGPGLLVLLGVGSEDGAADAAYLAEKTAVLRIFEDGAGKMNLSVADVGGAVLVVSQFTLYGDCRKGRRPSFTPAAPPRMAEELYREYITRLRALGLEVATGVFQAEMRVHLVNDGPVTLLLDSHKGF, from the coding sequence ATGAGAGCGGTTTTGCAGCGGGTCAGCGAGGCACGGGTCGAGGTCGCCGGCGAGGTGGTGGGTGCCATCGGCCCGGGGCTGCTGGTGCTGCTCGGCGTGGGGAGCGAGGACGGTGCCGCCGACGCTGCCTATCTGGCGGAAAAAACCGCGGTCCTGCGCATTTTCGAGGATGGGGCGGGAAAAATGAACCTCTCCGTGGCCGACGTCGGCGGCGCGGTGCTGGTGGTTTCCCAGTTCACCCTCTACGGCGATTGCCGCAAGGGGCGCCGCCCGAGCTTTACGCCCGCCGCGCCGCCCAGGATGGCCGAGGAGTTGTATCGAGAATACATCACGCGTCTCCGTGCCTTGGGCCTGGAGGTCGCCACCGGGGTGTTTCAGGCCGAGATGCGGGTGCACCTGGTCAACGACGGGCCGGTGACCCTGCTGCTCGATAGTCACAAGGGATTCTGA
- the yjgA gene encoding ribosome biogenesis factor YjgA produces the protein MERFEDQAPSRSAAKRQAQHIEDLARRMLDVADSEARRLGWEAPLLEALRLARETRPHGARKRQTKHLAALLRRDEEAVAVAEEYLDQRDGRQREQVKDFHQLEQLRDALCAADAQAGVLDEILRLFPACDGQKLAALAAEFRATGERRCYREIFRLLRDGAEKGRP, from the coding sequence ATGGAACGCTTCGAGGACCAGGCACCCAGTCGCAGCGCCGCCAAGCGCCAGGCCCAGCACATCGAGGATCTGGCCCGGCGCATGCTCGATGTCGCGGACAGTGAGGCGCGGCGTCTCGGATGGGAAGCGCCGTTGCTCGAGGCCTTGCGCCTGGCCCGTGAAACCCGTCCGCATGGGGCGCGCAAACGCCAGACCAAGCACCTTGCCGCCCTGTTGCGCCGCGACGAGGAGGCCGTAGCCGTCGCCGAGGAATATCTGGACCAGCGCGACGGCCGGCAGCGCGAGCAGGTCAAGGATTTTCATCAACTCGAGCAGCTGCGCGATGCCTTGTGCGCCGCTGATGCCCAGGCGGGAGTTCTGGATGAAATCCTGCGCCTTTTTCCCGCCTGCGATGGACAGAAGCTGGCCGCCTTGGCCGCCGAATTTCGCGCCACGGGCGAGCGGCGCTGCTATCGCGAGATCTTTCGCCTGCTGCGCGACGGCGCGGAGAAGGGACGCCCCTGA
- a CDS encoding DUF4124 domain-containing protein — MVRWAVLTVLFWVLVPAVVPAAEVHRCRDEQGRLFVTDDPGKFPPGCVPVTEPGDGGALSVLPMAEPEPAARNNAEAAAERERAERAERQARIASWKSEARDLAALYQEAETRRNQAYRRWSYSSREVVQESLAQMEEARTGKESLLREMDRVFIPGPDREEIHRILEAIPPASGS, encoded by the coding sequence ATGGTGCGTTGGGCGGTGTTGACGGTCCTGTTTTGGGTTCTGGTTCCGGCGGTGGTTCCGGCGGCGGAGGTTCACCGCTGTCGCGATGAACAGGGACGGCTGTTCGTGACCGACGATCCCGGCAAATTTCCGCCGGGCTGTGTGCCGGTGACGGAGCCCGGCGACGGCGGCGCCCTCAGTGTGCTGCCCATGGCTGAACCCGAGCCTGCGGCGCGGAACAACGCCGAGGCGGCCGCGGAGCGCGAACGCGCCGAGCGCGCCGAGCGGCAAGCGCGGATCGCATCCTGGAAAAGCGAGGCGCGCGACCTGGCCGCCCTCTATCAGGAGGCCGAAACGCGGCGCAATCAGGCCTACCGGCGCTGGAGCTACAGCAGTCGCGAGGTGGTGCAGGAATCCCTGGCGCAGATGGAAGAGGCGCGAACGGGCAAGGAGAGCCTGTTGCGTGAGATGGATCGGGTGTTCATTCCCGGGCCTGATCGCGAGGAGATCCACCGGATTCTTGAAGCCATCCCTCCCGCGTCAGGCTCCTGA
- the trxA gene encoding thioredoxin TrxA: MASDKVLQVTDDSFEGEVLKSSTPVLVDFWASWCAPCKAISPVVDSLAEEYDGKVKVAKLNVDENPATPGQYGVRGIPTLILFKDGQVLDQVVGAVPKNQLEGLIKKAL; encoded by the coding sequence ATGGCAAGTGACAAGGTTCTCCAGGTGACAGACGATTCCTTCGAAGGCGAAGTCCTCAAGTCCTCCACCCCCGTCCTGGTCGACTTCTGGGCGTCCTGGTGCGCCCCCTGCAAGGCGATCAGCCCGGTGGTTGACAGCCTGGCCGAGGAATACGACGGCAAGGTCAAGGTCGCCAAGCTCAACGTCGACGAGAATCCGGCCACCCCCGGCCAGTACGGGGTGCGCGGCATTCCCACCCTGATTTTGTTCAAGGACGGCCAGGTGCTGGACCAGGTGGTCGGGGCGGTGCCGAAAAACCAGCTCGAAGGCCTGATCAAGAAAGCTCTTTAG
- a CDS encoding D-sedoheptulose-7-phosphate isomerase, whose product MSQERITQSLQQHTALLETFVRDQGAELERLAQVLVASFHAGGRLFVLGSGQFAAVANLVASLFNFRLSLERPQLPAISLSHDPLLALALAREEQAGQYFSRQLRTLGRRGDVVLALCGVPRDEAVEEALAMARQNGNPVAVFFHGREEEYFGERPDHFFLLETESLASALEAALFCGRLACELVEAELFGL is encoded by the coding sequence ATGAGCCAGGAGCGCATCACCCAATCCTTGCAGCAGCACACCGCCCTGCTGGAGACTTTTGTGCGCGATCAGGGCGCCGAACTGGAACGCTTGGCCCAGGTGCTCGTGGCGTCCTTTCACGCAGGCGGGCGGCTGTTCGTGCTCGGCAGCGGGCAGTTCGCCGCCGTGGCGAATCTGGTCGCGAGTCTGTTTAATTTCCGCCTGTCCCTGGAGCGGCCCCAATTGCCGGCGATCTCCCTGAGTCACGATCCGCTCCTGGCCCTGGCCCTGGCGCGCGAGGAGCAGGCCGGGCAGTATTTTTCCCGCCAACTGCGTACCCTCGGCCGCCGGGGCGATGTGGTGCTGGCCCTGTGCGGGGTGCCGCGCGACGAGGCCGTGGAGGAAGCCCTGGCTATGGCGCGGCAAAACGGCAACCCGGTGGCGGTGTTCTTCCACGGCCGCGAGGAGGAGTACTTCGGCGAACGGCCCGATCATTTCTTCCTGCTTGAGACCGAGTCCCTGGCGAGTGCCCTGGAGGCGGCGCTGTTCTGCGGGCGCCTGGCGTGCGAACTGGTGGAGGCGGAACTCTTTGGACTCTGA
- a CDS encoding precorrin-2 dehydrogenase/sirohydrochlorin ferrochelatase family protein has protein sequence MDSEAMATPGQDYPIVLSLAGRLCVVVGAGAVGRRKIRGLLTAGARVRVVDPAPAALEGLANVEVVARSYVAADVAGALLVFAATDDGALNRRILADARAGGALAQAVDDPAAGDFQLPALLRRGALTLAVSTGGGSPALAAAVRDLLAEEFGPEWAVLVEVAAALRQKRLTGPETTPYNHSVLPALLAGNLVGLVAAGDGEAVERLLQRVVGEGVTLECLGISLPKGLK, from the coding sequence TTGGACTCTGAGGCAATGGCGACACCCGGGCAGGATTATCCCATCGTCTTGTCCCTGGCCGGGCGTTTGTGCGTGGTGGTCGGGGCCGGGGCGGTGGGGCGGCGCAAGATCCGCGGGTTGCTGACCGCCGGAGCCCGGGTGCGAGTGGTTGATCCTGCCCCGGCGGCCCTTGAGGGGCTAGCGAATGTGGAGGTCGTGGCCCGTAGCTACGTCGCGGCGGATGTTGCCGGCGCCCTGCTGGTTTTCGCGGCCACCGACGATGGTGCCCTCAATCGGCGCATCCTCGCCGATGCCCGTGCCGGCGGCGCCCTGGCCCAGGCCGTCGATGATCCGGCGGCCGGTGATTTCCAGCTGCCCGCCCTGCTGCGGCGCGGCGCTCTGACCCTGGCGGTGTCCACCGGCGGGGGCAGTCCGGCCCTGGCCGCGGCGGTGCGCGACCTGCTCGCCGAGGAATTCGGTCCGGAGTGGGCGGTGCTGGTCGAAGTGGCGGCCGCCCTGCGTCAAAAGCGGTTGACAGGGCCGGAAACAACCCCCTACAATCACAGTGTTTTGCCTGCATTGCTGGCCGGCAATCTGGTCGGCCTGGTGGCGGCCGGGGATGGCGAGGCCGTTGAACGCTTGTTGCAACGGGTTGTGGGGGAAGGCGTCACCCTGGAGTGTCTGGGGATCTCTCTGCCGAAAGGGCTTAAATGA
- the ccsB gene encoding c-type cytochrome biogenesis protein CcsB — protein sequence MSVNILLFKLALTVYLGATILYLCDIIFRRFDVGKFARWVLIGGFVVHTGVLAVRFIEAGHTPVTNLHESLSFSAWTLVGTFLLFDTRYRLPVLGAFITPLAVILMFFGGATFTRVAEIDPVLQSWWFPVHVVLAFLGNAMFTMAFAVSVMYLLQERMLKNKKLSGLFYRLPSLSTLDGINYKCLTFGFPLMTMGIISGAVWANSAWGGYWRWDPKETWSLIVWFIYAALLHGRLTAGWRGRRAAIFSIIGFLCLLFSYLGVSYLLPTEHRFK from the coding sequence ATGAGCGTCAACATCCTCTTGTTCAAACTGGCCCTGACCGTCTATCTGGGCGCCACCATTCTCTACCTCTGCGACATCATCTTCCGTCGTTTCGATGTCGGGAAATTCGCCCGCTGGGTTCTGATCGGCGGCTTCGTGGTCCACACCGGAGTCCTCGCGGTGCGTTTCATCGAGGCCGGGCACACGCCGGTGACCAACCTGCATGAATCCCTGTCCTTTTCGGCCTGGACCCTGGTCGGAACCTTTCTGCTGTTCGATACCCGTTACCGTCTGCCGGTGCTTGGCGCCTTCATCACGCCCCTGGCGGTAATTCTGATGTTCTTCGGCGGCGCCACCTTCACCCGGGTCGCGGAGATCGACCCGGTTCTGCAGAGCTGGTGGTTTCCGGTGCATGTGGTGCTCGCCTTTCTGGGCAACGCCATGTTCACCATGGCCTTCGCCGTGAGCGTGATGTACCTGTTGCAGGAACGCATGCTCAAGAACAAGAAGCTCTCTGGCCTGTTCTACCGCCTGCCGTCCTTGAGCACCCTGGATGGAATCAACTACAAGTGTCTGACCTTCGGGTTTCCCTTGATGACCATGGGCATCATCTCCGGGGCGGTGTGGGCCAACTCGGCCTGGGGCGGCTACTGGCGCTGGGACCCCAAGGAAACCTGGAGCCTGATCGTGTGGTTCATCTACGCCGCCCTGCTGCACGGCCGCCTCACGGCGGGCTGGCGCGGGCGGCGCGCCGCGATTTTTTCAATTATCGGATTCCTCTGCCTGCTGTTCAGTTATCTGGGCGTCAGCTACCTGCTGCCGACCGAGCATCGTTTTAAGTAG